The nucleotide sequence TCCTAAAGGCGTTTTCCGAATTGGACGGCCCGAAAATCTTGGTCCATGGCGGCGGAAAACTCGCCACCCAACTGGGCAAAAGGCTGGGCATAGAATCGAAACTCATCGGCGGACGCCGCATTACCGATGCCCAAAGCCTCGAACTCATTACCATGGTCTATGGCGGACTCGTAAACAAGAACATCGTGGCCGAACTACAATCCCTTAACTGTAATGCCATTGGACTCAGTGGCGCCGACGGCAATACCATTCAAGCCCACAAACGACCCGTAAAGGATATCGATTACGGCTTTGCAGGCGATGTTGACGGCGTGAGCGCCCCAACGGTCTCCAAACTCTTGGAAGCGGGACTTACCCCTGTTTTCTGTGCCATGACGCATGATGGAAAGGGACAATTACTGAACACCAACGCAGATACCATAGCCTCTGAACTATCCATTGGCATGAGCGAAAACTACGAAACCACCCTGTATTATTGTTTTGAAAAAAAGGGGGTTTTAATGGACGTAAACGATGACGCATCGGTGGTAAAACACATCGATAGCCAATCGTACCAAAGTTTACTTGAGCAGAACGTCATCGCTGACGGCATGCTTCCCAAAATGGAAAATTGCTTTCACGCCCTAAAACGAAACGTACACCAGGTACGTATTGGCGATATCGGCATGCTCGACCCTAAATCTACTTTATTCACGACCCTCACCCTAT is from Zobellia galactanivorans and encodes:
- the argB gene encoding acetylglutamate kinase produces the protein MKLSIVKIGGNVIENKEELSKFLKAFSELDGPKILVHGGGKLATQLGKRLGIESKLIGGRRITDAQSLELITMVYGGLVNKNIVAELQSLNCNAIGLSGADGNTIQAHKRPVKDIDYGFAGDVDGVSAPTVSKLLEAGLTPVFCAMTHDGKGQLLNTNADTIASELSIGMSENYETTLYYCFEKKGVLMDVNDDASVVKHIDSQSYQSLLEQNVIADGMLPKMENCFHALKRNVHQVRIGDIGMLDPKSTLFTTLTL